One Peterkaempfera bronchialis DNA window includes the following coding sequences:
- a CDS encoding HAD family hydrolase: MQRMPLLLMDLDNTLLPRDAAFRAWARDFLAEHHLPPEDLDWLSTLDGSGFVPRSTVLGAVRRRYGLDAPLGSLLDHYRRGINAHIHCPAAHLAALRAARTAGWTLGIVSNGGTVPQLDKIRRTGLAPLVDGWVISEEAHCAKPDPEIFRIAARRCGIPTSRSAWAARTWMVGDHAPADIAGATVSGLYSVWLHHGRPWPELGYRPTLCAPGLPEAVGMVLSARPASTPTARPAAAARTRFAVPAVRPSHAPVPPRTPVPSSRTAVASRSGVPAYRSAAVGTAGPLAG; this comes from the coding sequence ATGCAGCGCATGCCGCTGCTGCTGATGGACCTCGACAACACGCTGCTGCCCAGGGACGCCGCCTTCCGTGCCTGGGCAAGGGATTTCCTGGCCGAGCACCACCTGCCGCCCGAGGACCTCGACTGGCTCTCCACCCTCGACGGCAGCGGCTTCGTCCCCCGCTCCACCGTCCTCGGCGCCGTCCGCCGGCGGTACGGCCTGGACGCCCCGCTCGGCAGCCTGCTCGACCACTACCGCCGGGGCATCAACGCCCACATCCACTGCCCCGCCGCCCACCTCGCGGCCCTGCGCGCGGCCCGCACCGCCGGCTGGACGCTGGGCATCGTCAGCAACGGCGGCACCGTTCCCCAGTTGGACAAGATCCGCCGCACCGGCCTGGCCCCGTTGGTGGACGGCTGGGTGATCTCCGAGGAGGCACACTGCGCCAAGCCCGACCCGGAGATCTTCCGCATCGCCGCCCGCCGCTGCGGGATACCCACCAGCAGGAGCGCATGGGCCGCCCGCACCTGGATGGTCGGCGACCACGCACCCGCCGACATCGCCGGTGCGACGGTCAGCGGGCTGTACAGCGTCTGGCTCCACCACGGCCGTCCCTGGCCGGAGCTCGGCTACCGCCCGACGCTCTGCGCGCCCGGTCTCCCCGAGGCCGTCGGCATGGTGCTCAGCGCCCGCCCGGCGTCCACGCCGACCGCGCGCCCTGCCGCGGCGGCCCGTACCCGGTTCGCCGTCCCGGCGGTCCGCCCGTCCCACGCGCCGGTGCCGCCCCGCACGCCCGTGCCCTCGTCGCGCACTGCGGTGGCGTCCCGCAGCGGGGTGCCCGCCTACCGGTCGGCGGCAGTGGGCACGGCCGGTCCGCTCGCCGGGTAG
- a CDS encoding GNAT family N-acetyltransferase, giving the protein MEQHTFPEAAHDNAAAFWLARARALGLHAVRTAGWTAVHGGSDGLDAHRVVVTRPYSDPEGLLAELAGLFREWGTGRVCLEDPYGGLDLALYGGEGALAQAVMVREPAPLGPGSGVGPAARPGTGRGSGVEVREAVDGDGLAVAERVVVEGFPLPARLPWRRGGLLPGALLGEPGWRAWVARRDGAPAGACVSYDDGSVVGLYWVATLPDHRSRGVARAVVEAVLAAHPGRPATLTATLLGEPLYRRLGFTERALSRWWRYPASGPAVPTAADR; this is encoded by the coding sequence ATGGAGCAGCACACCTTTCCGGAAGCCGCCCATGACAATGCCGCAGCCTTCTGGCTCGCCCGCGCCCGGGCGCTGGGGCTGCATGCCGTCCGCACCGCCGGGTGGACGGCGGTGCACGGCGGGTCGGACGGCCTGGACGCCCACCGGGTGGTGGTGACGCGGCCGTACTCGGACCCGGAGGGGCTGCTGGCGGAGCTGGCCGGGCTGTTCCGGGAGTGGGGCACTGGTCGAGTCTGCCTCGAAGACCCCTACGGTGGGCTGGATTTGGCCTTGTATGGCGGAGAAGGTGCGCTGGCGCAGGCCGTGATGGTACGGGAGCCCGCCCCGCTGGGCCCTGGCTCGGGTGTCGGCCCGGCTGCTCGCCCGGGTACCGGCCGGGGGAGCGGGGTGGAGGTCCGCGAGGCGGTGGACGGTGACGGACTGGCCGTGGCCGAGCGGGTGGTGGTGGAGGGCTTTCCGCTGCCGGCGCGGCTGCCGTGGCGGCGCGGCGGGCTGCTGCCCGGGGCGCTGCTCGGCGAACCCGGCTGGCGGGCCTGGGTCGCCCGCCGTGACGGTGCACCGGCCGGAGCCTGCGTCAGCTACGACGACGGCTCGGTGGTGGGGCTGTACTGGGTGGCGACGCTGCCCGACCACCGTTCGCGCGGGGTGGCGCGGGCGGTGGTGGAGGCCGTGCTCGCCGCCCATCCGGGACGGCCTGCCACGCTCACGGCCACGCTGCTCGGTGAGCCGCTCTACCGGCGGCTGGGGTTCACCGAGCGGGCGCTCTCCCGCTGGTGGCGCTACCCGGCGAGCGGACCGGCCGTGCCCACTGCCGCCGACCGGTAG